A window of Ruminiclostridium herbifermentans genomic DNA:
AACCGTTATTGTTTCTACAGCTTTTGTTACCCTTGAATATACTTGGTATCCTTCTCCTAAATAGCTTGCATGGGTATTAGTAGCTAAAGCCATACCATTTGCATCAGTCATAATTTTTACAATTTTGCTATTAGATCCTCTCATTGAAGCAGAAATTGTACTATTGTCAAAAACCTCAAATGTTATTTGTAGCCCTTGTATAGGATTACCTGATTTATCCTTAACCACAACTGCCTGTGGAAGCATAAATCCACGTCCTCCCGGGACTACTGATGTTGCCTGCCCCAACCTAATTTGTTGGCGTATTGGAGATGCAGCGTATATTGTTCCAGCAGGCTCTGCTGCAGCATATACATCATTTTGGTTTATTGTTACTGTAAAAAATGCAGACAGTATAAACAACATACAGAAGTACAAAAATATCTTCTGCTTCCCAAAACAACTATTTACTTTTTGAAATAGTGTCTTTACATGTTTCATCATTTTTACCCTCCATAAAGTTTACTTACTTCAATTAAGGCTTAACATTTCTGAAAATTTATTGCTAGCTTTTCAATAGCCTTAGCCAGCTATAAACACAGATTGGCTTAATAAAAAGCTTAAACTTAAGCCAAACATCAGCCTTTTTTGATTGACCTCCTCCTTGCTTTTTTACATAAGCTTTAATTTCCCTCTGAAAATAATCACCCCTTTCTATGTACACCTCCCTCATATTATTAAGGTAACTTATATTTCTTGATTACAACTTATTATAAAAAATTTTTTAATATTTTTCTTAATTTCAACTTTATACAAAAAATACTTAAAATATTTCTTAATTACAACTTTATATAACAATCATTTAATATATATCTTAATTACTACATTATATAAAAAGTATTTATATATTTCATTTATGTAATTTTTTTAAAGGATAGTTGTTAATTTGATGTAATATTTTACTATATTAGTAAAAACACTTTAATTTACCCTCAACTAATGAAAAACGTCGCAATAACTCATGTGAATTACTTCCAGCTGTAGCGAAAATAACAAGAATATAGATTATTTTACTAAATGCAAAAAAGTAATTATCCACAACTAAAATATAATATCCAAAATTCGTCAACTATGGAGGTTTATTATGGAAACAAATGATGACATCACAGTGGAAAATTGCAGAAAGCTATTAAGGAGAGCAGCATGGAGAATACAATATAAGAGTCGTATAAAGCAAATACGGGAACATCAAATGCTATTTGAAGAACAGGCATCTGAAATTGGTTTTGAAGCAGAAATTATATCAAAAATTTTTGTAGAAAGTCTGTTAAACACTATACCTTGGGAAAAATGTAGATATATTTTGGAAAAAACCATTATCTATGGCATGACTGAAAAAGAAGTAGCAAAACAATTAAATATTACTCAACAGGGGGTGAATAAATGGAAAAAAAAGGGGTTAGATCTATTGCGCGAGACAATACAGAATTTAGAAATACAGTAAAATTGGCAAAACAAGGCGATAAAAATTCTATGGACGAAATTCTTAATCTATTTGCATATGATATTGAATACCTGTCAAAGTACATAATGTTGCCTAGAGAAGATGCTATTCAATCACTAAAAGCTGAACTAATTAGTATCATTTGTAACCAAATATAATTTTATTCTTTAACAAATCTAATACTAATTATAATATAAAATTTGGAATCACATTTTAAATTAAATCATATGCAGTGTTAGGGCAAATGCGTCCAACACTAGTGGTCACTGTTAATGTATTGCGCAGCATAAACAGTGATTAACTATATCTTTTATTTTTTTATGTGAAAAGTATTACATTTAATGTTGTGGAAAATTTAGCTAATGTTCGACCCCCAAGAAATTATACTTGGGGGTCTTTTTATAACATCTGGATTCAAAATTAAATTTTCGATTAAAGAAAAAATCGCAGAATATTTAATTGCTTCAGCGGCGTTTCAATGAGGAAGGATTTATTTTTTTCACCGTCTGAAACTAAAGCTGTACCCACCACTTATTGCAGGAGGGAAATTTACTTGCCTCGTTATAATGCCAAGATTCAAAGTGAAATTTTTCAATTAATATAAAAATCATAGAAAAGGTCGTAGAAAATTTCACTTCTTCATTGGCGTTTCAATGAGGTAGAAGTTCTATTTCACGTCTGAAACCAAAGCTGTACCCACCTTATTACTGTGGGATATTTTCTAATCTCATTATTATTACCTAGTTTTGCTATAACAACATACAAAGCGATGTATCAACATTAATTTATATATTGCTGAACATCTAATCAGTTATATATACTTTACACCTTTTATGTATATATTAACTATCCTTACCTAGCTCTTCTCTTATTTCATTAATCCTTAAATGAGCTTGTTTTGTACTCTCTTCCACACGTGCCAACCTATTAGCATGGTTATTTACTGTACGATTCAGGCATTTTAGTTCAAGCAATGTAGTATCGCTGCTACGCTTTATATAGTCAATATCTACCTTAAGTTGTCCTGCTTCAATCCCACTTTGCTTTGACTCACTTTTAATTCTAGCCTGCATCGTAAGATAGCCAAATATAATTCCACAAATAGCTGCCACACATGTAATAATAATGTTTAGTTCCATCTTTGCCACCTTCTTTCTATAATTAATATAAAAGGACTACCTATTTATTAAGTAATCCTAGTCCCTAATATAACAATCATATTTTATAAAAAGTAGCAGCCTCATAATCCTTTACTCATTATTTCAGCACCAATCTCAGCGAAAATAGGTGCAGCAGCAGTTCCTCCACTTTTACCGTCTTCAATAAAAATTGCTACTGAATATTTTGGTGCATTTGCAGGAAAATAACCCGCAAACCATGCTTGTATTATTTTTTCTCCATCAATGTATTGTCCAGTTTCAGCACTTCCAGTCTTTCCACCTGCCCCACCGTAACCATCAAGATTTGCCTGTTTTCCAGTCCCTATGCTTACTACTCCCTCCATAAGACGTTTTAATCTTTTGGCAGTTACCTCTGATAGTACTCGCTTTTGGCTTATTTCTTTCAAATCTCTAACTTTATTTCCTTCTTTGTTTACCACACAATCAACAACATTAATATTATTCTTTATTCCACCATTAGCTATAGTGGCAACTAAATCAGCAATCTGAACTGGTGTAGCTAATATCTGACCCTGCCCAATAGAAACATTTGCAATATCTCCAGGATTTTTTATATCTGATAATGGGGAAACAAATCCTTTTGCCTCATCAATCCCCTGTAAAGATAATCCAGTATTATTACCTAGTCCTAATGTATTACACATTGACAAAATCGGGTCTGCTCCTAAGTCCAGTGCCATATTTATAAAATAAGAATTGCAGGAAAGTGCTAATGCACTGTTTATTTCAATAGTTCCATGTCCCCCCTTCTCATATGATGAACATTTAAACTCCTTGTCACCCACTTGAATATATCCGGGACAATTATAAATCATATCAAAATTCGGATTTTTTTCAAACATTGCAGCCAAATCAATTAATTTAAATACCGAGCCTAAATTGTACTGGGCCACAGCTCTGTTAAACAATGGTCTCTTATTATTTGATAAATACTTTTCAATATCATTAGGATCAAAATCAGGCTTACTGCACATAGCTACAATATCACCATTATTAACGTTTTCAACAACAATCGCACCTGTTAGGCCTCTTTTATCCAATGCTTCTTCTATAGTTGCCTGTATATGATAATCAATTGTAAGTCTTATATCTAGCTTTTTAGTTTTATCGTCGCCTTTAATAATCCTGTAACCTAGGCCATTGAGCAGTTCATTATTACTATCAGTAATTACGGCAAGCGAATCCTCATGTCCATAATTCAATGTCTTTTCATAAAGCTTTTCTAAACCATTAATCCCTATTTTATCTACCTTATTTAAATAGCCTAATAAATGCTTAGCTTTGGTATCTGTATTGTATCTATTTAGTGAATTTAAAAATGAAATTCCTTCAATATTCATATTGGCAAGAATAGACTTTGTTTCTTTATCAATTTCAACTAAAATGGGTGTATTATATCTTTGAATTTTTTCCTTTGTTTTTTCAACATCTAATCCTACAAACCTGCATATTTGCTCAACTGAAGACATTTGATCCCGCAAAAGTGCAGGTTTTAAAACAAGAGTAATTCCAGGCGTTCTGTTGGTAAGCCTTATACCATTTCTGTCTATAAAATCTCCTCTTGCACTTTCTATATTAACATTACTTGATCTCTGTGCAGAAGCTTCCTTTGCCATGGAATTACCTCCAACTATTTGAATATAAAATAGTCTAGTAATTAGGCATGAAAACACTGCTAAAAATATAAAAAGTAATATTCTTATTCTTCTATGCATAAAAAAACCCCTTTTTTGAAAACTAATTATTTACCTGCCTTAAGCATTAAAAGTACTATTAGCTATCACTAAATTGCGTACAGTAATGCATTGGTATTCACAATAATATTG
This region includes:
- a CDS encoding peptidoglycan D,D-transpeptidase FtsI family protein: MAKEASAQRSSNVNIESARGDFIDRNGIRLTNRTPGITLVLKPALLRDQMSSVEQICRFVGLDVEKTKEKIQRYNTPILVEIDKETKSILANMNIEGISFLNSLNRYNTDTKAKHLLGYLNKVDKIGINGLEKLYEKTLNYGHEDSLAVITDSNNELLNGLGYRIIKGDDKTKKLDIRLTIDYHIQATIEEALDKRGLTGAIVVENVNNGDIVAMCSKPDFDPNDIEKYLSNNKRPLFNRAVAQYNLGSVFKLIDLAAMFEKNPNFDMIYNCPGYIQVGDKEFKCSSYEKGGHGTIEINSALALSCNSYFINMALDLGADPILSMCNTLGLGNNTGLSLQGIDEAKGFVSPLSDIKNPGDIANVSIGQGQILATPVQIADLVATIANGGIKNNINVVDCVVNKEGNKVRDLKEISQKRVLSEVTAKRLKRLMEGVVSIGTGKQANLDGYGGAGGKTGSAETGQYIDGEKIIQAWFAGYFPANAPKYSVAIFIEDGKSGGTAAAPIFAEIGAEIMSKGL
- a CDS encoding helix-turn-helix domain-containing protein; the encoded protein is MEKKGVRSIARDNTEFRNTVKLAKQGDKNSMDEILNLFAYDIEYLSKYIMLPREDAIQSLKAELISIICNQI
- a CDS encoding sigma-70 family RNA polymerase sigma factor, encoding METNDDITVENCRKLLRRAAWRIQYKSRIKQIREHQMLFEEQASEIGFEAEIISKIFVESLLNTIPWEKCRYILEKTIIYGMTEKEVAKQLNITQQGVNKWKKKGLDLLRETIQNLEIQ